One window of Candidatus Nitrospira kreftii genomic DNA carries:
- a CDS encoding hypothetical protein (conserved protein of unknown function) — translation MTIKWPDAWGAILAWVAVGICILAICVLATFPYGMLQARVVEELKRATAMDVRVADWTMGLPLSLEWRHVTLSKPNITPIEMAGLQAKLGVLKALSGTLGLDIVVQLDGNSSRTNLAKGTLTASSFSLDGPVAVTGQLQQVDLSKIIRRYVTRGTLTGDFSHRIESGRSSLTVMKGEGTWTAEATDLVIDQIPVGNGRTLSLTFSSVSAGLSCRDLRCDVTQLNGEGIDGSFTGNGQITIQQPLPNSQLALTVTVVPGAGFVSKAGTLGLPAPPPGTPMTVKIIGTLAQARIAL, via the coding sequence ATGACCATCAAATGGCCTGACGCATGGGGCGCGATTCTCGCATGGGTTGCAGTCGGCATCTGTATCTTGGCGATCTGCGTCCTTGCCACCTTTCCCTACGGGATGCTTCAGGCACGGGTGGTGGAGGAACTCAAACGAGCCACTGCGATGGACGTTCGGGTCGCCGATTGGACCATGGGGCTGCCCCTGAGCCTGGAATGGCGACACGTGACCCTCTCGAAGCCGAATATCACGCCAATTGAAATGGCAGGGCTGCAAGCCAAACTCGGAGTCTTGAAGGCCTTGAGCGGAACGCTCGGTCTTGATATCGTCGTACAACTGGACGGAAACTCCTCACGTACGAACCTTGCCAAGGGTACGCTCACGGCCTCATCGTTTTCTCTAGACGGCCCAGTAGCCGTCACGGGACAGCTTCAGCAGGTGGATCTCTCAAAGATCATTCGCCGCTACGTCACCCGAGGGACATTGACCGGGGATTTCTCCCATCGAATTGAGTCAGGACGATCCAGCCTGACTGTCATGAAGGGTGAAGGAACGTGGACAGCCGAAGCGACCGATCTCGTGATCGACCAGATTCCCGTCGGTAACGGACGAACCTTATCGCTGACATTCAGTTCGGTTTCGGCAGGCCTTTCCTGCCGTGACCTTCGCTGCGACGTCACGCAACTGAACGGTGAAGGGATCGACGGCTCCTTCACGGGAAACGGGCAGATCACCATTCAGCAGCCGTTACCGAACAGCCAACTCGCGCTCACGGTCACGGTCGTTCCGGGTGCTGGCTTTGTCTCTAAAGCTGGGACGCTGGGCCTCCCCGCTCCACCTCCTGGAACACCGATGACCGTCAAGATCATCGGAACCTTGGCACAAGCAAGGATCGCATTGTAA
- a CDS encoding hypothetical protein (conserved protein of unknown function), whose protein sequence is MMQNVRERWHQMSTRERTLVMAGGIVLGLSLIFLLIVDPLLDKLDRLERQTVRKQKDLTELAALSQSYLTKRDRLAKVESRMPAIDSHFSLLTFMEEAATTAQVRERITSMQPQVQTLAQGYEETAVDLRLEGVQLPEILAFLVAIDQAPYDLHVRHLQMRPKFDNPVNMDATIRVLSYAKS, encoded by the coding sequence ATGATGCAGAACGTCCGGGAACGATGGCATCAGATGTCCACGCGAGAGCGGACGCTCGTGATGGCCGGGGGCATCGTGCTTGGACTGAGTCTGATCTTTCTGCTCATCGTAGATCCCTTGCTCGACAAGCTGGATCGCCTTGAGCGTCAGACCGTGCGGAAACAGAAAGACCTTACCGAGTTGGCGGCGCTCAGCCAATCCTATCTCACCAAACGAGACCGGTTGGCGAAAGTGGAAAGTCGCATGCCCGCAATCGACAGTCATTTCTCGCTGCTCACATTTATGGAAGAAGCGGCCACGACAGCCCAGGTGCGCGAACGCATTACGAGCATGCAGCCGCAGGTTCAAACGCTGGCACAAGGATACGAAGAAACCGCCGTCGATCTCCGGTTGGAAGGCGTGCAACTGCCTGAAATTCTTGCCTTCCTGGTCGCCATTGATCAGGCTCCGTACGATCTTCATGTACGCCATCTCCAAATGCGCCCCAAATTCGATAATCCGGTGAACATGGACGCAACCATTCGGGTCTTAAGCTATGCCAAAAGCTGA
- a CDS encoding hypothetical protein (conserved protein of unknown function) — protein sequence MPSTSIEHTVSVPPQTVLVVDDEPTARIALAARLKRMGYRVIEAVDGKSGLDALRRERPDLTILDWMMPEIDGPSFCERVRQDPELLTSQILMMTSHDQPEQIAEGLARGADDFLSKAASKYEITARVQSGIRAATLIRRLEDATEEIRRKQEVLERELQSAARYVESMLPPPGIVLPGVQMVHAYRPSIGLGGDLFNIVSWGDGMLGLYLLDASGHGVSSALRSASLSTFLRRGNLLRHVGSTDPGAILTEANKQFPLTEDGNYFTIIFARLDMRARTLSYATAGHNGAFLQRSSGEFCWMARPNLPLGFDASTTYVTTDLTIAPGDRLFLLSDGLYEVPDASGELWGQDRLEEAIRAFGSHPLTEVVTASIEEAIRWQGHEQFPDDVALMGVEITV from the coding sequence ATGCCCTCAACATCAATTGAACACACAGTTTCGGTGCCCCCGCAAACCGTCCTTGTTGTGGACGATGAGCCGACCGCGCGTATTGCGCTGGCGGCTCGTCTCAAGCGGATGGGGTACCGCGTGATCGAGGCGGTCGACGGTAAATCCGGACTGGATGCGCTGCGTCGTGAACGACCGGATCTGACCATTTTAGATTGGATGATGCCTGAAATCGACGGCCCGTCCTTCTGCGAACGGGTGCGCCAAGATCCTGAGCTGCTCACAAGTCAGATCCTCATGATGACGAGCCACGATCAACCCGAGCAGATTGCCGAGGGATTGGCTCGTGGGGCTGATGATTTTCTCAGCAAAGCTGCCAGCAAGTATGAGATCACGGCTCGCGTTCAGTCCGGAATACGCGCCGCGACCTTGATCCGGCGGTTAGAAGACGCGACCGAGGAGATTCGGCGGAAGCAGGAGGTGCTCGAGCGAGAACTCCAATCCGCGGCGCGTTATGTGGAATCGATGCTTCCGCCACCGGGCATCGTCTTACCCGGTGTTCAGATGGTGCACGCGTATCGACCATCTATCGGCTTGGGCGGCGACCTGTTTAACATTGTTTCGTGGGGCGATGGCATGTTGGGGCTGTACTTGCTGGATGCGTCCGGTCATGGTGTCTCATCGGCATTGCGCTCCGCATCGCTTTCAACATTTCTGCGACGAGGCAATTTGCTTCGGCATGTCGGTTCGACTGATCCTGGTGCCATTCTCACGGAAGCCAACAAACAGTTTCCGCTGACGGAAGATGGGAACTACTTTACGATCATTTTTGCCAGACTCGATATGCGCGCCCGTACCCTGTCCTATGCCACTGCCGGTCACAATGGGGCGTTTCTCCAACGGTCGTCTGGAGAATTCTGCTGGATGGCTCGACCGAATTTACCGCTCGGGTTTGACGCCTCGACGACGTATGTGACGACAGATCTCACGATCGCACCAGGTGATCGATTATTCCTGTTGAGCGACGGCCTATACGAAGTTCCGGATGCGAGCGGAGAATTGTGGGGACAAGATCGGCTGGAAGAGGCAATTCGTGCATTCGGCTCCCACCCTCTGACGGAAGTCGTCACGGCATCCATTGAAGAAGCGATTCGATGGCAGGGGCACGAACAATTTCCCGATGATGTGGCTCTGATGGGTGTCGAGATTACTGTCTGA
- a CDS encoding hypothetical protein (conserved protein of unknown function) — protein sequence MAIVDECVGLDVGQTGLKAVRFRRRLSGRETVDYFQHPMPFSRPEDLEPARRVQSLRSFIWRHGLYVTDRLVTAIPCQDLFVRTLSFPFKDSAKLAQVVPFEVENLVPMPLEDLAVGSLILPPEHPIEGSGRESKGSDVLVTAAPRDKIAEHLRFLAQADVEPSAINVDAMALFSVTQYLQEEGAAVPSDLAIIDVGASKTTLCLVQGGRPVVLRTILWGGNHLTHALAVRHACSFADAERHKRTVAVDQVHGLLEPILRELRITLQAYQGTERGRLTHCWICGGGSKLQEIGSYVSRQLGLYPVGPRQGFGPDAPRAFSIAFGLAIHPKIIRPRWRFKSSPLGLALDLKGVTEATSQDAVTTKRDRRMAIAAVLVIVVLALVDFSVHFMLQDERATRLKATLQSQYEQFFGAGVAPGEELDQAQYRIGVLDKSLGLIDTTDSKVLRTLSIFVTQLPPATTVKVRELTVDGAVILLEGETTSFDAVERVKQTLAASAQLTEVAVTETRVGAAPNQVVFRMTVTVKPS from the coding sequence ATGGCCATTGTAGATGAATGTGTCGGGCTGGATGTGGGACAAACCGGCTTGAAAGCCGTCCGGTTTCGCCGCCGCCTCAGCGGGCGGGAAACGGTCGATTATTTCCAGCACCCCATGCCGTTTTCCAGGCCGGAGGATCTCGAACCGGCTCGACGCGTGCAATCGTTGCGAAGCTTCATCTGGCGACATGGCCTCTATGTCACAGACCGCTTAGTGACGGCCATCCCTTGTCAGGACCTCTTCGTAAGAACGCTCTCCTTTCCCTTTAAGGACTCAGCCAAGCTGGCACAAGTCGTGCCTTTTGAAGTTGAAAATCTTGTGCCCATGCCGCTTGAAGATCTGGCAGTCGGAAGCCTGATCCTTCCACCTGAGCATCCGATCGAAGGATCAGGACGTGAAAGCAAGGGCTCAGATGTTCTTGTCACCGCTGCACCTCGAGACAAGATCGCCGAGCATCTCCGGTTTTTGGCGCAAGCCGATGTGGAGCCGTCGGCGATCAATGTCGATGCCATGGCGCTCTTTTCCGTCACGCAATATTTACAAGAAGAAGGCGCAGCCGTGCCGTCGGATTTGGCCATTATCGATGTTGGAGCGTCAAAGACCACGCTGTGTCTCGTCCAGGGGGGGCGTCCCGTCGTACTTCGGACCATTCTGTGGGGCGGCAACCACCTCACGCACGCGCTGGCTGTCCGACACGCCTGCAGCTTCGCTGACGCTGAACGTCACAAACGCACGGTAGCCGTTGATCAAGTGCATGGGTTACTGGAGCCGATTCTGCGAGAACTTCGAATCACGCTCCAGGCTTATCAAGGAACCGAGCGTGGTCGTTTGACTCACTGCTGGATATGCGGAGGCGGGTCGAAGCTTCAGGAAATCGGGAGCTACGTGTCTCGGCAATTGGGACTCTACCCGGTAGGCCCCCGCCAGGGGTTTGGACCCGATGCCCCACGGGCATTCTCTATCGCGTTTGGTTTAGCGATTCACCCGAAAATTATCCGGCCACGCTGGCGATTTAAATCATCCCCGCTCGGGCTTGCCCTTGATTTGAAGGGTGTGACCGAAGCCACTTCACAGGACGCGGTGACAACCAAGCGAGACCGGCGTATGGCCATCGCCGCTGTGCTGGTCATCGTTGTCCTGGCACTCGTGGATTTCTCGGTGCACTTCATGTTGCAGGACGAACGAGCAACGCGGCTGAAAGCCACCTTGCAGAGCCAGTATGAGCAATTCTTTGGAGCCGGGGTCGCACCTGGAGAGGAACTTGATCAAGCCCAGTACCGCATCGGTGTACTTGATAAATCCCTTGGCCTGATTGACACCACCGACAGCAAAGTCTTACGCACACTGTCCATCTTCGTCACGCAATTGCCACCCGCAACAACAGTCAAGGTTCGGGAACTGACCGTCGATGGCGCCGTGATTCTCTTGGAGGGGGAGACCACCTCGTTCGACGCGGTTGAACGGGTGAAGCAAACCCTGGCTGCCAGCGCGCAACTCACGGAGGTCGCGGTGACGGAAACTCGTGTGGGCGCAGCACCCAACCAAGTCGTGTTTCGGATGACCGTCACGGTGAAACCATCATGA
- a CDS encoding hypothetical protein (conserved protein of unknown function) codes for MPITQRTSHTTTVVHIDDVFTHRNRKDFSSAVKTFKESTSKHLIVNLRDATYVDSAAVGLLALTSQQLTADERMLSLVGPQGTVKTILEMANLDRMIPVFPTEEAATEARAA; via the coding sequence ATGCCGATTACTCAACGAACGTCACACACAACCACCGTGGTGCACATCGACGATGTCTTTACGCACCGTAACCGGAAAGACTTCTCGTCTGCCGTGAAGACATTTAAGGAGTCGACGAGCAAACATCTGATCGTCAATTTGCGCGATGCCACTTACGTCGATAGTGCCGCTGTCGGCTTGCTGGCACTGACGTCCCAACAGCTCACAGCGGATGAGCGAATGCTCAGCCTGGTCGGGCCACAAGGTACGGTTAAAACAATTCTAGAGATGGCAAATCTTGACAGGATGATTCCTGTGTTTCCAACGGAGGAGGCGGCAACTGAGGCTCGAGCGGCATGA
- a CDS encoding putative chemoreceptor glutamine deamidase CheD, whose amino-acid sequence MANASRDTLHASRSPHGQAGSTDDASAFSHIRRMRDGRFPHEIAAILPGEFFVSASPMIVYTVLGSCISACIRDPVVGVGGMNHFMLPKPKEGGNDSWGESTRYGSYAMESLINEILKLGGMKRRLEVKLFGAGKIYEGNIDVGARNAEWVLGFLKTEGLKPIKTDLGDVCPRKVYYFTESGRVLMKRIERLKNKTIAEREQEYATKIQIVGKPVEDDVTLF is encoded by the coding sequence ATGGCAAACGCTTCACGAGATACGCTTCACGCTTCACGCTCACCTCACGGCCAAGCCGGCTCCACGGATGACGCTAGTGCGTTCTCGCATATTCGCCGCATGCGCGATGGCCGGTTTCCGCATGAGATCGCCGCGATTTTGCCGGGAGAGTTTTTTGTCAGCGCCAGCCCGATGATTGTGTACACCGTGCTCGGGTCCTGCATTTCAGCCTGTATTCGAGATCCGGTCGTCGGCGTGGGTGGAATGAATCACTTTATGTTGCCGAAACCCAAAGAGGGCGGGAACGACTCATGGGGGGAATCGACCAGATATGGATCCTATGCGATGGAGTCGTTGATCAATGAAATTCTGAAGCTGGGGGGCATGAAGCGCCGGCTGGAGGTGAAGTTGTTCGGTGCCGGGAAGATCTATGAAGGCAATATCGATGTCGGTGCTAGAAATGCCGAGTGGGTATTAGGCTTTCTCAAAACGGAAGGTCTGAAACCGATAAAAACCGACTTAGGAGATGTGTGTCCACGGAAAGTCTATTACTTCACTGAATCAGGCCGTGTCCTGATGAAACGGATCGAACGGCTGAAGAACAAGACCATCGCGGAGCGCGAACAGGAATATGCGACGAAGATTCAAATCGTGGGCAAACCGGTGGAGGACGATGTGACGCTGTTCTGA
- a CDS encoding hypothetical protein (conserved protein of unknown function): MTTPDLSDQLLVVDSCLETQARIAQHLQGRGFSIVSTHDPVAALATIESAAPDIVLTDLFLPDAGGLRLVKELKARHDPRPVIVMAQDAPEPMILEALRVGAADYLHKPITEEELAHAIQRARGLLPGDLADLQGVCRSEYRLTMDSDPGHIPGIISWLMKTTASALPPMRRLHLQGALQELLFNAIEHGNLEIFYQEKQEALADGLYEQLLAQRLAQARLRDRRVIIHALYEKSGASLLYRITDEGKGFKWRSLLMRSQEVCESEDANGRGIFLTRSFFPGLAYNERGNEVTITVPLH; this comes from the coding sequence ATGACCACACCGGACTTGTCGGATCAACTGTTAGTGGTCGACTCGTGCCTGGAGACTCAGGCGCGGATCGCTCAGCATTTGCAGGGTAGAGGGTTTTCGATCGTTTCGACGCATGATCCGGTGGCGGCACTGGCCACAATCGAGTCAGCAGCGCCGGACATCGTACTCACCGACTTATTTCTCCCTGACGCGGGCGGGCTCAGATTGGTGAAAGAGCTTAAAGCCAGACATGACCCCCGTCCCGTGATCGTGATGGCCCAAGACGCGCCGGAACCGATGATCCTTGAGGCGCTTCGTGTCGGAGCCGCCGACTATCTTCATAAACCTATTACCGAAGAAGAATTGGCCCACGCAATCCAGCGCGCGCGCGGACTCCTGCCTGGAGATCTGGCTGATCTTCAGGGAGTGTGCCGATCAGAGTATCGCCTGACCATGGATTCGGATCCTGGCCATATCCCAGGAATTATCTCCTGGTTGATGAAGACCACGGCATCGGCTTTGCCGCCCATGCGGCGCCTCCATCTCCAAGGCGCCCTTCAAGAATTGCTCTTCAATGCCATCGAGCATGGGAATCTCGAAATCTTCTATCAAGAGAAGCAAGAGGCTCTGGCGGACGGTCTGTATGAACAACTACTCGCCCAACGCTTGGCCCAAGCTCGGCTGAGAGATAGGCGCGTGATCATTCACGCGCTCTACGAGAAGAGTGGCGCCAGTCTGCTCTATCGCATCACCGATGAAGGCAAGGGTTTCAAATGGCGGAGTTTGCTCATGCGCTCCCAAGAAGTGTGTGAGTCGGAAGACGCAAACGGGAGAGGGATCTTTTTGACTCGTTCGTTCTTTCCTGGTTTAGCCTACAACGAACGAGGTAATGAAGTGACGATCACGGTACCGCTCCATTAA
- a CDS encoding hypothetical protein (conserved protein of unknown function), giving the protein MSKDPIFSLDEALSRVDHDRETFDMMVELFIEHGPKDLAEAKAALGVQDAAGLARSSHRLKGAILQFCAPAALHACKTLEDTAKAGNLLHAEALCTSLELELLRLLNALRHERDTGLAA; this is encoded by the coding sequence ATGAGCAAGGACCCAATCTTCAGCCTTGATGAGGCGCTTTCCCGAGTCGATCACGACCGAGAGACGTTTGATATGATGGTGGAACTATTCATTGAACACGGGCCGAAGGACTTAGCGGAAGCGAAAGCCGCACTCGGCGTGCAGGATGCTGCCGGCTTGGCTCGATCCAGTCATCGACTGAAGGGAGCGATCCTTCAGTTTTGTGCTCCGGCTGCCCTTCACGCATGCAAAACATTGGAGGACACCGCAAAGGCCGGGAATCTCCTCCATGCCGAAGCACTCTGTACCTCCTTGGAGCTGGAACTCCTGCGTCTCCTGAACGCACTGCGCCATGAACGGGACACAGGACTTGCCGCATGA
- a CDS encoding Four helix bundle protein, producing the protein MLGVYRATALFPKDEVYGLTAQMRRASVSITSNVAEGFNRVHNKEYRQFLYMALGSCAELETQVEIAGDLGYLGQIEGRRLVEQLDHETRMLRNLIKKL; encoded by the coding sequence GTGCTGGGAGTCTATCGTGCAACGGCCCTCTTTCCTAAGGACGAGGTGTATGGCTTGACGGCACAGATGCGGAGAGCGTCGGTCTCCATTACATCGAATGTGGCGGAAGGGTTCAACAGAGTTCACAACAAAGAGTACAGGCAGTTTCTCTATATGGCTCTGGGTTCTTGCGCTGAACTGGAGACTCAAGTGGAGATTGCAGGTGACCTTGGCTATCTAGGTCAGATTGAGGGTCGTCGCTTGGTGGAACAACTTGATCATGAGACAAGAATGCTTCGAAACCTGATTAAGAAACTCTAG
- a CDS encoding chemotaxis regulator, protein-glutamate methyltransferase, whose protein sequence is MDYGITSDEFLRFRKLIYDESGISLGDQKQTLLASRLSKRLRDLGLATFAEYYDRVTTDSSKEEFTRMLDLISTNKTDFFREPKHFDFLRERILPELAQQKRIRIWSSACSTGEEPYTIAMTLQDGVSDPGEWDFKILATDLSTRVLAKAAEGVYDAERVREVSPEIVRRHFLRGRGTSECLLKVKPHLTTMIRFRRLNLMDDQYPIKSPLDLIFCRNVMIYFDRPTQEKLVNKFYRYLKPGGHLFIGHSESLQWVTHPFKTVAPTIYWKET, encoded by the coding sequence ATGGACTATGGCATCACATCTGATGAGTTTCTTCGTTTCCGCAAGCTCATCTACGACGAAAGCGGGATCTCGCTCGGCGATCAAAAACAGACTCTTCTAGCTTCTCGGCTTTCAAAGCGCCTCCGGGATCTCGGGTTGGCGACATTCGCCGAATACTATGATCGGGTTACGACTGATTCCTCGAAGGAGGAATTCACTCGCATGTTGGATCTGATCTCCACGAATAAAACCGACTTTTTCAGAGAGCCGAAGCATTTTGATTTTCTGCGTGAGCGGATTCTTCCCGAGCTGGCACAGCAGAAACGGATTCGGATCTGGTCTTCTGCCTGTTCGACAGGGGAAGAGCCTTATACCATCGCGATGACATTGCAGGACGGAGTGTCTGATCCGGGCGAGTGGGACTTCAAGATTCTGGCCACCGATCTATCTACCCGAGTGTTGGCCAAGGCTGCGGAGGGAGTCTATGACGCGGAACGGGTCCGTGAGGTATCGCCTGAAATCGTCAGACGCCATTTCCTGCGCGGACGTGGGACGAGTGAATGCCTTCTGAAGGTCAAGCCTCATCTGACCACCATGATCCGATTTCGACGACTCAATTTGATGGACGACCAGTATCCGATTAAGAGTCCGCTGGATCTTATCTTTTGCCGAAACGTGATGATTTATTTCGACCGTCCCACGCAGGAAAAACTCGTCAACAAGTTCTATCGGTATCTCAAGCCTGGAGGACATTTGTTCATCGGACATTCCGAGAGTCTGCAGTGGGTCACGCACCCCTTCAAGACCGTGGCTCCCACGATTTACTGGAAGGAGACGTGA
- a CDS encoding Chemotaxis methylesterase CheB: MKKIRVLTVDDSALMRQVLAALLAKDPDIEVVGAAPDPFIAREKIKALNPDVLTLDVEMPKMDGLTFLEKLMRGHPMPVVMVSSLTEAGCQTTLRALELGAVDFITKPKIDLREGMDEIAQDLIAKVKAAAQANVKREAYLVKRSSSSESDASHFTNDASRTAMIKTTDTIIAIGSSTGGTEAVKDVLEVLPPNTPPILITQHMPERFTKTWAERMNSLCRIAVKEAEDGDSVLPGHALIAPGNYHMTLVRSGARYTVRINQDQPVNRHRPSVDVMFASVAQYAGANAVGVILTGMGGDGAKEMLTMKQAGAFTIAQDEASCVVFGMPKEAIKAGGVDKVLPLHEIAGAILAHVSH; encoded by the coding sequence ATGAAGAAAATTCGCGTCCTGACGGTTGATGACTCGGCGCTCATGCGGCAAGTGCTCGCTGCGTTGCTCGCAAAGGATCCGGATATTGAGGTGGTCGGTGCCGCCCCGGATCCGTTCATTGCGCGGGAGAAGATCAAAGCGCTGAATCCTGACGTGCTGACGCTTGATGTCGAAATGCCGAAAATGGATGGTCTGACTTTCCTTGAAAAGCTGATGCGTGGACATCCGATGCCGGTTGTGATGGTGAGCTCACTGACGGAGGCCGGCTGTCAGACGACCTTGCGCGCGCTGGAGTTGGGGGCGGTGGACTTCATTACAAAGCCGAAGATCGATCTCCGAGAAGGAATGGACGAGATTGCACAGGATCTCATTGCTAAGGTGAAGGCTGCCGCACAAGCCAACGTAAAACGTGAAGCGTATCTCGTGAAGCGTAGCTCGTCTTCGGAGTCGGACGCTTCACACTTCACGAACGACGCTTCACGAACGGCGATGATCAAGACGACCGATACGATCATCGCCATCGGATCCTCGACCGGCGGCACCGAGGCCGTAAAAGATGTGTTGGAAGTGCTTCCGCCCAATACCCCACCGATTCTGATCACCCAACACATGCCGGAGCGGTTTACTAAGACATGGGCGGAGCGGATGAATAGTCTGTGTCGGATCGCGGTGAAAGAGGCGGAAGACGGTGACAGCGTCCTCCCCGGGCACGCTCTCATTGCGCCGGGAAACTATCACATGACACTGGTCCGGAGCGGGGCCCGCTACACGGTTCGGATCAATCAAGACCAACCGGTGAATCGTCACCGTCCATCGGTGGATGTGATGTTTGCGTCCGTCGCTCAGTATGCCGGGGCCAATGCCGTCGGGGTGATTCTTACGGGGATGGGTGGCGACGGCGCGAAAGAAATGTTGACGATGAAACAGGCCGGCGCATTCACGATCGCTCAGGATGAGGCCAGTTGTGTCGTGTTCGGCATGCCGAAAGAAGCGATCAAGGCAGGAGGGGTTGATAAAGTTCTGCCGCTCCATGAGATTGCCGGCGCTATTCTCGCTCACGTAAGCCATTAA
- a CDS encoding putative general secretion pathway protein K, with translation MPKADERGVALLLALLVLTLLTALILEFDAEARREYRAAATFRDDYKASMLTRAAVQATRAVLAQDLLREKMTGQKYDGPTDIWAMPIKNYAIGDGFLTAQIKDETGKVNLNDLASTSGGELEQKKKVFRVRRLFELLKINPNLVDTLIDWIDQDDAPQPAGAESLYYQSLRPPYRAANSPLPGLGDLRLIKGFTPDIIERLEPYVTVYPLEGGAPMNLNTADPIVIQTLDPGLTQSIALEIVQGRPYKTKVELDRVSSFQEIGRTLRNEYDVKSDYFSARLAITVNETTKSSFAVLRRDASKGESTVEYLRIL, from the coding sequence ATGCCAAAAGCTGACGAACGAGGGGTCGCACTTCTGTTGGCGCTCCTCGTGTTGACCCTCCTTACCGCCCTCATTCTTGAATTTGATGCGGAAGCGCGCCGGGAATACCGTGCGGCGGCAACCTTTCGAGACGACTATAAGGCCAGCATGCTGACCCGGGCGGCAGTCCAGGCGACACGCGCGGTGCTGGCGCAGGATCTCTTGCGTGAAAAAATGACCGGCCAAAAATACGACGGCCCGACCGACATCTGGGCCATGCCGATCAAAAATTATGCGATCGGTGACGGGTTCCTGACGGCGCAAATCAAAGATGAGACGGGAAAAGTGAATCTGAACGACCTCGCCTCAACGTCTGGTGGGGAACTCGAGCAGAAGAAAAAGGTTTTCCGAGTCAGACGGTTGTTCGAACTGCTCAAGATCAATCCAAATCTTGTGGATACCCTCATCGATTGGATCGATCAGGATGATGCGCCTCAACCGGCCGGAGCAGAGAGCCTGTACTATCAGTCCTTGAGACCGCCCTATCGAGCCGCAAATTCGCCGTTGCCTGGACTCGGCGATCTTCGGCTCATCAAGGGATTTACACCGGACATTATCGAACGACTCGAGCCTTATGTCACGGTCTATCCCTTGGAAGGTGGCGCGCCGATGAACCTCAACACAGCGGACCCCATCGTCATTCAGACGCTCGACCCCGGCCTTACCCAATCAATTGCTCTGGAGATCGTCCAAGGACGTCCATACAAAACCAAGGTCGAACTTGACCGAGTCAGCAGTTTTCAAGAAATCGGCCGGACGTTGCGCAACGAATACGACGTCAAGTCGGACTATTTCTCAGCGCGACTGGCCATTACCGTAAACGAAACGACGAAGTCCTCGTTCGCGGTCCTGAGGCGAGATGCGAGCAAAGGCGAGAGCACCGTCGAGTACCTACGAATACTCTAA
- a CDS encoding Anti-sigma factor antagonist, producing the protein MAMQVKERPVPNGVVLELTGDLTYANREQFKTAVEAVRQKGCRHLILNMAEVRFVDSSGLGLLALVSQNFKLSQGKVSMLKPQSYVREIMSLANIQKLIPVYDNEQEALAGHQRAA; encoded by the coding sequence ATGGCCATGCAAGTGAAGGAACGTCCTGTACCGAACGGTGTGGTTCTGGAGTTGACCGGAGACCTCACCTATGCGAATCGCGAACAATTCAAAACAGCCGTAGAAGCGGTCCGACAGAAGGGCTGTCGGCATCTCATCTTAAACATGGCCGAGGTGCGATTCGTCGATAGTTCAGGATTAGGCTTGCTCGCGTTGGTGTCGCAGAATTTTAAATTGAGCCAAGGGAAAGTGAGTATGTTGAAGCCGCAAAGCTATGTGCGTGAAATCATGAGTCTGGCGAATATTCAAAAGCTCATTCCTGTCTATGATAACGAGCAAGAGGCGTTGGCAGGCCATCAACGGGCGGCATAG